A region from the Lolium perenne isolate Kyuss_39 chromosome 4, Kyuss_2.0, whole genome shotgun sequence genome encodes:
- the LOC127293722 gene encoding vacuolar protein sorting-associated protein 2 homolog 2: protein MNIFKKKVDPKEALRTSKREMSVATRGVEREIGSLQMEEKKLVAEIKKTAKTGNEAATKILARQLVRLRQQIVNLQGTRAQIRGVATHTQAMYAGTSISAGMKGASKAMAAMNKQMEPQKQMKVMREFQKQSTQLDMTLEMMSDAIDETLDKDEAEEETEELTNQVLDEIGVDVASQLSSAPKGRIGASNKKAENNQARNVAPARNAAPESDAAEVDDLERRLASLRRI, encoded by the exons ATGAACATCTTCAAGAAGAAGGTCGACCCCAAAG AGGCTCTGAGGACTAGCAAGCGAGAGATGTCAGTCGCCACAAGAG GAGTTGAGCGAGAGATTGGCTCCCTGCAAATGGAG GAGAAGAAGCTGGTTGCTGAGATTAAGAAGACTGCTAAGACTGGAAATGAA GCGGCAACCAAAATTCTAGCTCGGCAGTTAGTCAGGCTTAGACAACAAATTGTCAATTTACAAGGTACACGGGCACAGATACGTGGAGTAGCTACTCACACACAG GCAATGTATGCCGGAACTTCAATATCTGCTGGAATGAAAGGCGCAAGCAAAGCGATGGCAGCAATGAATAAG cAAATGGAACCGCAAAAGCAGATGAAGGTCATGAGAGAATTCCAGAAGCAATCAACTCAACTGGACATGACG CTTGAGATGATGTCTGATGCAATCGACGAAACACTAGACAAAGATGAGGCTGAAGAGGAAACAGAAGAGCTCACGAACCAG GTTCTGGATGAGATTGGAGTTGATGTGGCTTCTCAG CTCTCTTCCGCACCTAAAGGCCGTATTGGAGCTAGTAACAAGAAAGCTGAGAACAACCAAGCACG GAATGTGGCTCCAGCGAGAAATGCGGCACCTGAATCAGATGCCGCTGAAGTTGACGACCTGGAGAGGAGACTGGCATCTCTTCGCCGCATCTGA